A region of Nocardioides alkalitolerans DNA encodes the following proteins:
- a CDS encoding thioesterase family protein yields the protein MSDRPPRPRRSDFAVWRRATTRWRDDDAYGHLNNATYYELFDTAVNAYLYEATGLDVRAQPQIGIVAETSCRYFREIGFPAPIDMGLVVDRVGTSSVIYRIGLFQGPDGGPDEEAAAEGRFVHVYVDNTGGPGDRPVAPLPAAIRAAVEPLLRT from the coding sequence ATGAGCGACCGCCCACCCCGTCCCCGCCGCTCCGACTTCGCGGTCTGGCGCCGCGCCACCACGCGGTGGCGGGACGACGACGCCTACGGCCACCTCAACAACGCCACCTACTACGAGCTGTTCGACACCGCCGTCAACGCCTACCTCTACGAGGCGACCGGGCTGGACGTGCGCGCCCAGCCGCAGATCGGCATCGTCGCCGAGACCTCGTGCCGCTACTTCCGCGAGATCGGGTTCCCCGCCCCCATCGACATGGGCCTGGTCGTGGACCGGGTGGGCACGTCGTCGGTGATCTACCGCATCGGCCTGTTCCAGGGACCCGACGGAGGACCCGACGAGGAGGCGGCGGCCGAGGGCCGCTTCGTCCACGTCTACGTCGACAACACCGGCGGTCCCGGCGACCGGCCCGTCGCCCCGCTCCCGGCGGCCATCCGGGCCGCGGTGGAGCCGCTGCTTCGGACCTGA
- a CDS encoding IS30 family transposase, protein MGCVVAILRSVRLVFWAAVGEGMSIDAAARSAGVSSRAGHRWFAQAGGVKPVAAPTAAGYRRLSILERERIHAGMERGESIRMIAAALGRAPSTVKREIDKNLFHQRYGSPGSRGPKRRVPWNYSPHSAQLRAERRARCRARPAKLVLNQRLRQEVQNRLSDEHSPAQIAWRLRRDFPDDPEMWVSHETIYQSLYVQGRGALRRDLHTRLRTGRALRRPRRRDGERRGRMPGMVNISERPAEVADRAVPGHWEGDLIMGGTASRSAIGTLVERATRFVMLLHLPEGYGADAVERAMVTTMSQLPEVLRKTLTWDQGREMSNHVRIAAATDLEIYFCDPHSPWQRGTNENTNGLLRQYFPKGSDLSVYQADYLDHVARKLNNRPRATLDWKSPAEALDELLSNPTGPTGVALTG, encoded by the coding sequence ATGGGGTGTGTGGTGGCGATCTTGAGGTCGGTGCGGCTGGTGTTCTGGGCTGCGGTCGGGGAGGGGATGTCGATCGATGCGGCCGCGAGGTCTGCGGGTGTGTCGAGCCGGGCTGGGCATCGCTGGTTCGCTCAGGCTGGCGGGGTGAAGCCAGTTGCTGCACCGACCGCAGCCGGGTATCGACGGCTCTCAATCCTCGAGCGTGAACGGATCCATGCCGGCATGGAGCGAGGTGAGTCGATCCGGATGATCGCGGCGGCGCTCGGTCGGGCGCCCTCGACGGTGAAGCGTGAGATCGACAAGAACCTGTTCCACCAGCGGTACGGCTCCCCGGGTAGCCGTGGCCCGAAGCGGCGGGTGCCGTGGAACTACTCGCCCCACAGCGCGCAGCTACGGGCAGAGCGTCGGGCTCGTTGCCGGGCCCGGCCCGCGAAGCTGGTGCTGAACCAGCGGCTGCGGCAGGAGGTGCAGAATCGGCTGAGCGATGAGCACAGTCCCGCTCAGATCGCCTGGCGGCTGCGCCGTGACTTCCCCGACGATCCGGAGATGTGGGTGTCTCACGAGACGATCTACCAGTCGCTGTATGTGCAAGGCCGCGGCGCGTTGCGTCGCGACCTGCATACCCGGCTACGGACGGGACGAGCGTTGCGCAGACCGCGGCGCCGAGACGGTGAGCGACGCGGTCGGATGCCGGGCATGGTCAACATCAGCGAACGCCCCGCCGAGGTGGCCGACCGAGCTGTGCCCGGGCATTGGGAAGGCGACCTGATCATGGGCGGCACCGCCTCACGCAGCGCGATCGGCACCCTGGTCGAGCGGGCCACGCGTTTCGTGATGTTGCTGCACCTGCCCGAGGGCTACGGCGCCGACGCCGTCGAGCGCGCCATGGTCACCACGATGAGCCAGCTGCCCGAGGTGTTGCGCAAGACCCTGACCTGGGACCAGGGCCGAGAGATGAGCAACCACGTCCGGATCGCTGCCGCAACGGATCTGGAGATCTACTTCTGCGACCCCCACTCGCCCTGGCAACGCGGCACCAACGAGAACACCAACGGGCTGCTGCGTCAGTACTTCCCCAAGGGCTCCGACCTATCGGTCTATCAGGCCGACTACCTCGACCACGTCGCCCGCAAGCTCAACAACCGGCCACGCGCCACCCTTGACTGGAAGAGCCCAGCCGAAGCCCTCGACGAACTACTGTCCAACCCGACAGGACCAACCGGTGTTGCGCTAACAGGTTGA
- the ftsY gene encoding signal recognition particle-docking protein FtsY produces the protein MGEWLYLVIGIGVLAVVAIVGLVATVGRRRSAPPVEAPEDRTGGVLAPERPVDEPRPGDLGDLGDEDASAGGTGTLTELPEGPVTVEEPPTPAPELDRPEGTQSRLVRLRQRLSRSQGGLGRGLLAILSRDRLDEDAWEDIEDTLLTADIGVAPTQQLVDNLRTRLRVEGGTADVRAVLREELVTLVDPTMDRTLRVSGADGKPGVVLVVGVNGAGKTTTVGKISRILVAQDRSVVLGAADTFRAAAVEQLATWGERVGVPVVRGPEGSDPASVGFEAVKQGIADGVDTVLVDTAGRLQNKAGLMDELGKVKRVIEKQAEVTEVLLVLDATTGQNGMVQARVFSEVVDVTGIVLTKLDGSAKGGIVVAVQRELGVPVKLVGLGEGPDDLAPFDAGAFVDALLG, from the coding sequence ATGGGTGAGTGGCTCTACCTCGTCATCGGCATCGGCGTCCTGGCCGTCGTCGCCATCGTCGGACTCGTCGCGACGGTCGGTCGCCGACGCAGCGCGCCGCCCGTGGAGGCCCCGGAGGACCGCACCGGCGGGGTGCTGGCCCCGGAGCGACCGGTCGACGAGCCCCGACCCGGTGACCTCGGTGACCTCGGCGACGAGGACGCGTCCGCCGGCGGGACCGGGACGCTCACGGAGCTCCCCGAGGGTCCCGTCACCGTCGAGGAGCCGCCGACCCCGGCCCCCGAGCTCGACCGCCCCGAGGGCACCCAGTCGCGCCTGGTGCGGCTGCGCCAGCGCCTCTCCCGCTCCCAGGGCGGCCTCGGTCGCGGACTGCTCGCGATCCTGTCGCGCGACCGCCTCGACGAGGACGCATGGGAGGACATCGAGGACACGCTGCTCACGGCCGACATCGGCGTGGCGCCGACCCAGCAGCTCGTCGACAACCTCCGCACGCGGCTGCGGGTCGAGGGCGGCACCGCGGACGTCCGCGCCGTGCTGCGCGAGGAGCTGGTCACCCTCGTCGACCCGACGATGGACCGCACGCTGAGGGTCAGCGGCGCCGACGGCAAGCCCGGCGTGGTCCTCGTCGTGGGCGTCAACGGCGCCGGCAAGACCACGACGGTCGGCAAGATCTCGCGCATCCTCGTGGCGCAGGACCGCAGCGTCGTGCTCGGCGCGGCGGACACCTTCCGCGCGGCTGCGGTCGAGCAGTTGGCGACGTGGGGCGAGCGTGTCGGCGTCCCGGTCGTCCGCGGCCCGGAGGGCTCCGACCCTGCGAGCGTCGGCTTCGAGGCCGTCAAGCAGGGCATCGCCGACGGCGTCGACACCGTGCTGGTCGACACCGCGGGGCGCTTGCAGAACAAAGCTGGCCTGATGGACGAGCTCGGCAAGGTCAAGCGGGTCATCGAGAAGCAGGCCGAGGTCACCGAGGTGCTCCTCGTGCTCGACGCGACCACCGGCCAGAACGGCATGGTGCAGGCGCGCGTCTTCAGCGAGGTGGTCGACGTGACCGGCATCGTGCTCACCAAGCTCGACGGCTCCGCCAAGGGCGGCATCGTCGTGGCCGTCCAGCGCGAGCTGGGCGTGCCCGTCAAGCTCGTCGGCCTGGGCGAGGGCCCGGACGACCTGGCGCCGTTCGACGCCGGCGCCTTCGTCGACGCCCTGCTGGGCTGA
- a CDS encoding acyltransferase family protein, translating to MSTTSGGSRRGAHRAPAPLKPGAAAPAPGDLRPDIQGLRTVAVGSVLLYHLWPNRLTGGFVGVDVFFVISGFLIGSHLLKELESSGRIRLGRFWARRAKRLLPASLLVLLVVTIAAHVVMPLSERADVLKEVVGSAFYVQNWVLANEAVDYLAAGDAPSPIQHYWTLSTEEQFYILLPLILAVLALLLRRRDGRTRLPRRAVVIPVLAVLAGASLAYSVHLTTAEPGVAYFSTWTRAWEFLAGVLFAAVAPRLPRWTREVLGWAGAAAVLVTVVTYTGETAFPGYAAALPVLGTVALLAAADAGPVALASRFRPVTWIGDLSYAIYLWHWPLIVLVPFVTEQPLRTVDKLGIAVVTVLLAWGSTRFIEDPVRFSPRLLGGGRSARAVGAWMLAVTCVVAGSAFGGIRYAEHRQDELIAEANALLASADFRCLGAGQLVNDDECGDFGTVIVPDPSVAGRDDYNDGRCWAPYGESVPQVCRLPLEDDTPEPPADAEPLRVLAVGDSHNNVFLPAYEQMYSELGWQIDVTGRAGCSWSTVPQGNSVGARRDECNEWKRNVADLLAESDPYDLIITTSLQSGFLAEPVDGETQEETTVRGLREAWESQIARGAVVVAIQDNPMMDKDVVQCVEREGLAAVTECAQPPSRAFAGFDAIAPAVEQTPGSALVSLRDLQCAEDSCSPVIGNVAVYRDFTHMTATFVRTLTPFFIDRVEAAVAEARATAPTNG from the coding sequence GTGTCGACCACCTCCGGGGGCAGCAGGCGCGGCGCCCACCGCGCGCCCGCCCCGCTGAAGCCGGGTGCCGCCGCGCCCGCGCCCGGCGACCTCCGACCGGACATCCAGGGCCTGCGCACGGTCGCGGTCGGCTCCGTCCTGCTCTACCACCTGTGGCCGAACCGGCTCACCGGCGGCTTCGTCGGCGTGGACGTCTTCTTCGTCATCTCCGGCTTCCTCATCGGCTCCCACCTGCTCAAGGAGCTCGAGTCCAGCGGTCGCATCCGCCTGGGGCGCTTCTGGGCCCGGCGCGCCAAGCGCCTGCTCCCGGCCTCGTTGCTGGTGCTGCTCGTCGTGACGATCGCGGCCCACGTCGTGATGCCGCTGAGCGAGCGCGCCGACGTGCTCAAGGAGGTCGTGGGCTCGGCGTTCTACGTCCAGAACTGGGTGCTCGCCAACGAGGCGGTCGACTACCTGGCCGCCGGCGACGCGCCCTCGCCGATCCAGCACTACTGGACGCTGTCGACCGAGGAGCAGTTCTACATCCTGCTGCCCCTCATCCTCGCGGTGCTGGCCCTGCTGCTGCGTCGTCGCGACGGGCGCACCCGCCTGCCGCGGCGCGCCGTCGTCATCCCCGTCCTCGCCGTGCTCGCCGGCGCCAGCCTGGCCTACTCGGTCCACCTCACGACGGCCGAGCCCGGCGTCGCCTACTTCTCCACCTGGACCCGCGCCTGGGAGTTCCTCGCGGGCGTGCTGTTCGCCGCCGTCGCGCCGCGGCTGCCGCGCTGGACGCGCGAGGTGCTCGGCTGGGCGGGCGCCGCCGCCGTGCTCGTCACCGTGGTCACCTACACCGGGGAGACGGCGTTCCCGGGGTACGCCGCCGCCCTGCCCGTGCTCGGCACCGTGGCCCTGCTGGCCGCGGCCGACGCCGGCCCGGTCGCGCTGGCGAGCCGCTTCCGCCCCGTCACGTGGATCGGCGACCTGTCCTACGCGATCTACCTGTGGCACTGGCCCCTCATCGTGCTCGTGCCCTTCGTGACCGAGCAGCCGCTGCGCACGGTGGACAAGCTGGGGATCGCCGTCGTCACGGTGCTGCTCGCGTGGGGGTCGACCCGCTTCATCGAGGACCCGGTCCGCTTCTCGCCGCGCCTGCTCGGCGGAGGACGGTCCGCCCGCGCGGTCGGGGCGTGGATGCTGGCCGTCACCTGCGTGGTGGCCGGCTCGGCGTTCGGCGGTATCCGCTACGCCGAGCACCGCCAGGACGAGCTCATCGCCGAGGCCAACGCGCTCCTCGCCAGCGCGGACTTCCGCTGCCTCGGCGCGGGCCAGCTCGTCAACGACGACGAGTGCGGGGACTTCGGCACCGTCATCGTGCCGGACCCGTCCGTCGCCGGGCGGGACGACTACAACGACGGGCGCTGCTGGGCGCCGTACGGCGAGAGCGTGCCGCAGGTCTGCCGGCTGCCGCTGGAGGACGACACCCCCGAGCCGCCGGCCGACGCGGAGCCGCTCCGGGTGCTCGCGGTCGGGGACTCCCACAACAACGTGTTCCTGCCGGCCTACGAGCAGATGTACTCCGAGCTCGGCTGGCAGATCGACGTGACGGGTCGTGCGGGGTGCTCCTGGAGCACGGTGCCGCAGGGCAACAGCGTCGGCGCGCGCCGCGACGAGTGCAACGAGTGGAAGCGGAACGTCGCCGACCTGCTCGCCGAGTCCGACCCCTACGACCTGATCATCACGACGAGCCTGCAGTCCGGCTTCCTCGCCGAGCCCGTCGACGGCGAGACGCAGGAGGAGACGACGGTCCGCGGGCTGCGGGAGGCCTGGGAGTCGCAGATCGCGCGCGGCGCGGTCGTCGTGGCGATCCAGGACAACCCGATGATGGACAAGGACGTCGTGCAGTGCGTCGAGCGGGAGGGCCTCGCGGCCGTCACCGAGTGCGCGCAGCCGCCGTCGCGGGCCTTCGCCGGGTTCGACGCGATCGCGCCCGCCGTCGAGCAGACCCCGGGCAGCGCGCTCGTCAGCCTCCGTGACCTCCAGTGCGCCGAGGACTCGTGCTCCCCGGTCATCGGCAACGTGGCGGTCTACCGCGACTTCACCCACATGACGGCGACCTTCGTGCGGACGCTGACCCCGTTCTTCATCGACCGCGTCGAGGCCGCGGTGGCGGAGGCCCGGGCCACCGCGCCGACCAACGGCTGA
- a CDS encoding ammonium transporter gives MLASASLVLLMTTPALALFYGGMSRSKSVLNMMMMSFSAAGVVGLVYVLWGWSMTYGTQDVALLFSSPIEHFGLRDVGGATYLTVGFQLTFAVITAALISGAVADRLKFSAWLLFVPLWVTLSYFPLAHMVWGGGFLSGAQNGLADLLFSGNGGAAVAPVDYAGGTVVHINAGVAGLVLALLLGRRIGFGKEPMKPHNLTLTMLGAGLLWFGWFGFNVGSWVPGDLTGEAMGQYWLDETSLVWLNTTVATCAAIVGWLVVEKLRDGHATSLGAASGVVAGLVAITPACGALSPLGAIALGIVAGVACALAVGLKYRWNYDDSLDVVGVHLVGGLIGTVAIGVLSTSGGIAYGHSAKLLVVQVAVAVFAVLWSGVATLVVGLVVKAIVGLRVHEDDEVEGIDGVEHGESAYDLVGARSGGLGGSKHLAGSTHVSEGV, from the coding sequence ATGTTGGCCTCGGCATCGCTGGTGCTTCTGATGACGACCCCGGCCCTCGCCCTGTTCTACGGGGGGATGAGCCGGTCCAAGTCGGTCCTCAACATGATGATGATGTCCTTCTCGGCCGCGGGCGTCGTGGGCCTCGTCTACGTGCTGTGGGGCTGGTCGATGACCTACGGCACCCAGGACGTCGCGCTGCTGTTCAGCAGCCCGATCGAGCACTTCGGCCTGCGGGACGTGGGGGGAGCGACGTACCTCACCGTCGGCTTCCAGCTCACCTTCGCCGTCATCACGGCCGCGCTCATCAGCGGCGCAGTGGCCGACCGCCTCAAGTTCTCGGCGTGGCTGCTGTTCGTGCCGCTCTGGGTGACGCTGTCCTACTTCCCGCTCGCGCACATGGTGTGGGGCGGGGGCTTCCTCAGCGGTGCGCAGAACGGCCTGGCGGACCTCCTCTTCTCCGGTAACGGCGGTGCGGCCGTCGCCCCGGTGGACTACGCGGGCGGCACGGTCGTGCACATCAACGCGGGTGTGGCCGGCCTCGTGCTCGCGCTGCTCCTCGGCCGGCGCATCGGCTTCGGCAAGGAGCCGATGAAGCCGCACAACCTGACGCTGACCATGCTCGGTGCCGGTCTCCTCTGGTTCGGCTGGTTCGGCTTCAACGTGGGCTCGTGGGTCCCGGGCGACCTCACGGGCGAGGCGATGGGCCAGTACTGGCTCGACGAGACCAGCCTCGTCTGGCTCAACACGACCGTCGCCACCTGCGCCGCGATCGTGGGCTGGCTCGTCGTGGAGAAGCTGCGCGACGGTCACGCGACGTCGCTCGGTGCGGCGTCCGGCGTCGTCGCCGGCCTCGTCGCCATCACTCCCGCCTGCGGCGCGCTCTCGCCGCTGGGCGCGATCGCGCTCGGCATCGTGGCCGGCGTGGCGTGCGCACTGGCGGTCGGCCTCAAGTACCGCTGGAACTACGACGACTCGCTCGACGTCGTCGGCGTCCACCTCGTCGGCGGCCTGATCGGCACCGTCGCGATCGGTGTCCTCAGCACCTCGGGCGGCATCGCCTACGGGCACAGCGCGAAGCTCCTCGTCGTGCAGGTCGCGGTCGCGGTGTTCGCCGTCCTCTGGTCCGGCGTCGCGACGCTGGTCGTCGGCCTGGTCGTCAAGGCGATCGTCGGCCTGCGGGTCCACGAGGACGACGAGGTCGAGGGCATCGACGGCGTCGAGCACGGTGAGTCGGCCTACGATCTCGTCGGCGCCCGGAGCGGTGGTCTCGGCGGTTCCAAGCACCTGGCAGGGTCCACGCACGTTTCCGAGGGAGTGTGA
- a CDS encoding P-II family nitrogen regulator has protein sequence MKLVTAVIKPHKWEDVREALETFGVTGMTVSEVSGYGRQKGHTEVYRGAEYDIALVPKIRIEIVVEDGDADDIVGIIVKTAQTGRIGDGKVWVSGIDTVVRVRTGDRDASAI, from the coding sequence ATGAAGCTCGTCACCGCAGTCATCAAGCCCCACAAGTGGGAGGACGTGCGCGAGGCGCTTGAGACCTTCGGGGTCACCGGCATGACCGTCAGCGAGGTCAGCGGCTACGGCCGGCAGAAGGGCCACACCGAGGTCTACCGCGGCGCGGAGTACGACATCGCGCTCGTCCCCAAGATCCGCATCGAGATCGTGGTCGAGGACGGCGACGCCGACGACATCGTCGGCATCATCGTGAAGACCGCGCAGACCGGTCGCATCGGCGACGGCAAGGTCTGGGTCTCCGGCATCGACACGGTCGTGCGGGTGCGCACCGGCGACCGCGACGCCTCGGCGATCTGA